Proteins encoded in a region of the Pseudomonas syringae KCTC 12500 genome:
- a CDS encoding NCS1 family nucleobase:cation symporter-1 produces the protein MTDQRPAGYSPRLHNHDLGPVPQKWTWYNILAFWMSDVHSVGGYVFAASLFALGLASWQVLIALLVGICIIQVIANLVAKPSQQAAVPYPVICRLAFGVFGANIPAIIRGLIAVAWYGIQTYLASSALVIVVLRFFPELAAYQSVTFLGLSWLGWFGFLALWVVQAAVFWTGMESIRRFIDWAGPAVYAVMFALAGWIVWRAGWDNISFTLAEKELSGWAAFGQVVMAIALVVSYFSGPTLNFGDFSRYCRSMADVRRGNFWGLPVNFLAFSLVTVVIVSGTLPIFGEMIHDPIATVARIDNTTAVLLGAFTFVTATVGINIVANFVSPAFDFANVAPSRISWRAGGMIAAVASIFITPWNLFNNPEVIHYTLDVLAACIGPLFGILLVDYYLIKKQQIDVDALFNDTPSGRYWYTNGVNWIAVKALLLTALVGLCFTFVEWFKPIANFAWFTGCILGGAVFYALTRWSPVQAANLPAPVGQH, from the coding sequence ATGACAGATCAACGCCCGGCCGGGTACAGCCCGCGCCTGCACAACCACGATCTGGGGCCGGTGCCGCAGAAGTGGACCTGGTACAACATTCTGGCGTTCTGGATGAGCGACGTGCACAGCGTCGGCGGCTACGTTTTCGCTGCCAGTCTGTTCGCCTTGGGACTGGCCAGTTGGCAGGTGCTGATCGCGCTGCTGGTGGGGATCTGCATCATTCAGGTGATCGCCAATCTGGTCGCCAAACCCAGTCAGCAAGCCGCCGTGCCCTATCCGGTCATCTGCCGCCTGGCCTTCGGCGTCTTCGGAGCCAACATTCCCGCCATCATTCGCGGGCTCATCGCCGTGGCGTGGTACGGCATTCAAACTTACCTGGCGTCCAGCGCCCTGGTAATCGTGGTGCTGCGTTTCTTCCCGGAACTGGCCGCGTATCAAAGCGTGACATTTCTCGGCCTGTCCTGGCTCGGCTGGTTCGGCTTTCTCGCGTTGTGGGTGGTGCAAGCCGCGGTGTTCTGGACAGGTATGGAATCGATCAGGCGCTTCATCGACTGGGCCGGCCCGGCCGTGTACGCGGTGATGTTCGCGCTGGCAGGCTGGATTGTCTGGCGCGCGGGCTGGGACAACATCAGTTTTACCCTGGCTGAAAAGGAGTTGTCCGGCTGGGCGGCGTTCGGCCAGGTGGTCATGGCCATTGCTCTGGTAGTCTCGTATTTCTCCGGGCCGACGCTAAACTTCGGTGATTTCAGCCGCTATTGCCGCAGCATGGCGGACGTGCGCCGCGGCAATTTCTGGGGTTTGCCGGTGAATTTTCTGGCGTTCTCACTGGTAACGGTGGTGATTGTTTCAGGCACGTTGCCGATTTTCGGTGAGATGATCCACGACCCGATCGCGACCGTCGCGCGCATCGACAACACCACGGCCGTGCTGCTCGGTGCCTTTACTTTTGTGACCGCGACGGTCGGCATCAACATCGTCGCCAACTTCGTTTCCCCCGCCTTCGACTTCGCCAACGTGGCGCCCAGCCGCATCAGTTGGCGTGCAGGCGGCATGATCGCTGCGGTGGCGTCGATCTTCATCACACCCTGGAACCTGTTCAACAACCCGGAAGTGATTCACTACACCCTGGACGTGCTGGCGGCCTGCATCGGCCCGCTGTTCGGCATCCTGCTGGTAGATTACTACCTGATCAAGAAGCAGCAGATCGATGTCGACGCCCTGTTCAATGACACGCCGAGCGGGCGCTACTGGTACACCAACGGCGTGAACTGGATCGCGGTCAAGGCATTGCTGCTCACCGCACTGGTCGGTCTGTGCTTCACCTTTGTCGAGTGGTTCAAGCCGATTGCCAACTTCGCCTGGTTTACCGGCTGCATCCTGGGCGGCGCAGTGTTTTATGCGCTGACTCGCTGGTCACCGGTGCAGGCTGCCAACCTGCCTGCGCCTGTCGGACAGCATTGA
- a CDS encoding hybrid sensor histidine kinase/response regulator: MSNDVYGGRPFAPQPPLSSAQEAAERLQLTLDSGAVVGTWVWDIIADQLTGDERFARTFGLCPKLCAKGLPLELVIASIHPDDSARVDKSIEEALQSSETYRCEYRVLHEDGIYRWIEASGRIERDSRGKPVRSPGVLLDIDSRRTAEEERDRLNELLRIFTAAVPGVVYAKDLEGRMLVANRGTADLIGKPPEFFIGKTDLDFLDDQQQARILMETDRRIMQNNVSEQIEEQVNLADGSAAIWLSTKAPLLDENGEVIGLIGSSIDVTARKKAEEAVRELNQTLEQRIEQAVFEREQIEDALRHSQKMDAVGQLTGGIAHDFNNLLAGISGSLELITKRLAQGRVGDVDRYVSVAQGAVRRAASLTHRLLAFSRRQTLSPRVTDVNGLIHDMEELIARTVGPEIDIKVVAQNDLWPALIDHDQLESSLLNLCLNARDAMPNGGRIIIETANASLEECTDPDHGIPAGEHLSIRVTDTGIGMSPDIAAKAFEPFFTTKAIGAGTGLGLSMVYGFVRQSGGQIRVESIKGQGTSVVMHLPRHTAENAPRPVEPEVIEEPPHHTGETVLIVDDEPSVRMLVAEVISGLGYNCLEAADAQSGLQILQSDTRIDLLISDIGLPGGMNGREMADAAGDCRPGLPTLFITGYAKTSVLDDCHLRPCTQVLTKPFGLDALAGRVTGLIGADAVARGYS, translated from the coding sequence ATGAGCAATGATGTTTATGGCGGCAGGCCATTCGCCCCCCAGCCCCCCCTATCCTCGGCGCAGGAAGCGGCCGAGCGGCTGCAACTCACCCTCGATTCTGGGGCAGTTGTCGGCACTTGGGTGTGGGACATCATTGCCGATCAACTGACCGGCGATGAGCGTTTTGCCCGGACCTTCGGCTTGTGCCCGAAGCTGTGCGCCAAAGGCTTGCCACTGGAACTGGTAATTGCCTCCATTCATCCTGACGATTCGGCCAGAGTCGACAAGTCGATCGAGGAAGCGCTGCAGAGCAGCGAAACCTATCGATGCGAATACCGGGTTCTGCATGAAGACGGCATTTATCGCTGGATCGAAGCCAGCGGAAGAATCGAGCGCGACAGTCGCGGTAAACCTGTCCGCAGTCCGGGTGTATTGCTCGATATAGACAGCCGTCGTACTGCCGAAGAAGAGCGCGACCGGCTCAACGAGTTGTTGAGAATATTCACCGCTGCCGTTCCCGGCGTGGTCTACGCCAAGGATCTTGAGGGCCGCATGCTCGTTGCCAATCGTGGCACCGCTGACCTGATCGGCAAACCGCCCGAGTTTTTCATTGGCAAGACGGACCTCGATTTCCTGGATGACCAGCAACAGGCGCGGATCCTCATGGAAACCGACCGCCGGATCATGCAGAACAATGTCAGCGAACAGATCGAAGAACAGGTTAATCTGGCTGATGGCTCTGCAGCGATATGGCTCTCGACCAAAGCGCCCCTGCTCGATGAAAACGGCGAGGTGATCGGTCTGATCGGCTCATCCATCGATGTCACCGCCAGAAAAAAAGCCGAAGAGGCGGTCAGAGAGCTCAACCAGACACTTGAACAGCGCATCGAACAGGCGGTTTTCGAACGCGAGCAAATCGAAGATGCCCTGCGCCACTCGCAGAAGATGGATGCCGTCGGGCAACTGACGGGGGGCATTGCCCATGACTTCAATAATTTGCTGGCTGGCATTTCCGGCAGCCTGGAACTGATCACCAAACGCTTGGCCCAGGGCCGCGTCGGTGACGTCGACCGTTACGTGTCGGTCGCCCAGGGCGCGGTACGCCGCGCGGCGTCGCTGACTCACCGCCTGCTGGCGTTCTCTCGACGCCAGACACTGTCGCCGAGAGTCACCGACGTCAACGGCTTGATTCATGACATGGAAGAGCTGATCGCCCGTACCGTCGGCCCGGAGATAGACATAAAGGTCGTTGCGCAGAATGACCTGTGGCCCGCGCTGATCGATCATGACCAGCTTGAAAGCTCGCTGCTGAACCTGTGCCTGAACGCCCGTGACGCGATGCCCAACGGCGGGCGCATTATCATCGAGACCGCCAATGCGTCCCTTGAAGAGTGCACCGACCCGGACCACGGTATTCCCGCCGGCGAGCACCTGAGCATCCGCGTGACCGACACGGGCATCGGCATGAGCCCGGACATCGCCGCCAAAGCCTTTGAACCGTTCTTCACCACCAAGGCCATAGGTGCCGGCACCGGTCTCGGCCTGTCGATGGTGTATGGCTTTGTGCGCCAGTCCGGCGGGCAGATTCGCGTCGAGTCGATCAAAGGCCAGGGCACCAGCGTGGTCATGCACCTGCCCCGCCACACCGCTGAAAACGCTCCCCGCCCCGTCGAGCCGGAAGTCATCGAAGAACCGCCGCATCACACCGGCGAAACCGTTCTGATCGTGGACGACGAACCCTCGGTGAGGATGCTCGTCGCCGAAGTCATCAGCGGTCTGGGCTACAACTGCCTGGAAGCGGCAGACGCACAATCAGGCTTGCAGATCCTGCAGTCGGACACACGCATCGACCTGCTGATCAGTGACATAGGTTTGCCGGGCGGCATGAATGGCCGGGAAATGGCCGATGCGGCCGGTGACTGTCGACCAGGCCTGCCGACCCTGTTCATCACCGGTTACGCCAAGACGTCGGTGCTGGATGATTGCCACCTGCGACCTTGCACACAAGTGCTGACCAAGCCGTTCGGGCTGGACGCACTGGCCGGACGGGTGACAGGCCTGATCGGCGCTGACGCGGTCGCCCGCGGATATTCGTAG
- a CDS encoding GlxA family transcriptional regulator: MQGKNLRFLKEEQPESTRQTCAGFLLLEHFSLPAFTQVLDAIVTANLLRRDLFSTITLGLGEGEVVSDLGLVIRPDELFGRDSLAGLDLLVICGGYRTELKASDNLIRLLRDAAAQGVTLAGLWNGAWFLGRAGLLDGYRCAIHPEHRPALAEIASVGQVTSEAHVADRDRLTASSPTGAYHMALEWIKGLHGKALVEGIEDILSFEESRYRRIKTSPLLSVSAPLREVIGLMESNLEEPLEMEELAVYGGRSRRQLERLFKEQLGTTPQRYYLELRITEARRLLQHTELSQTEVLVACGFVSPSHFSKCYSSYFGYRPSAEKRRVK, translated from the coding sequence ATGCAAGGGAAAAACCTTCGCTTTCTGAAAGAGGAACAGCCTGAGTCCACACGGCAAACGTGTGCCGGTTTTCTTCTGCTGGAGCATTTTTCGTTACCTGCTTTCACCCAGGTGCTGGACGCCATTGTCACGGCCAATCTGCTGCGACGAGATCTGTTTTCGACCATCACGCTTGGTCTTGGCGAAGGCGAGGTGGTCAGTGATCTTGGGCTGGTGATTCGCCCGGACGAGCTGTTTGGGCGTGACAGCCTTGCAGGACTGGACCTGTTGGTCATCTGCGGAGGCTATCGCACCGAGTTGAAGGCAAGCGATAACCTGATCCGCTTATTGCGCGACGCTGCTGCTCAGGGTGTAACCCTGGCAGGATTATGGAATGGTGCCTGGTTCCTGGGGCGGGCCGGCTTGCTGGATGGCTACCGATGCGCGATTCACCCCGAGCATCGACCCGCTCTCGCGGAAATTGCCAGCGTGGGCCAGGTCACCAGTGAAGCGCATGTCGCAGACCGGGACCGACTGACCGCATCAAGTCCGACAGGCGCTTATCATATGGCGTTGGAGTGGATCAAAGGTCTGCATGGCAAGGCGCTGGTAGAAGGTATCGAAGACATCCTGTCATTCGAAGAGTCCAGATACCGGCGTATCAAAACCTCGCCGTTACTGTCCGTGAGCGCTCCTTTGCGCGAAGTGATTGGACTCATGGAGTCCAATCTGGAGGAGCCTCTGGAAATGGAAGAACTGGCCGTTTATGGAGGGCGTTCGCGACGTCAGCTCGAGCGATTGTTCAAAGAGCAATTAGGCACTACACCACAGCGCTATTATCTGGAACTTCGCATCACCGAAGCTCGGCGGTTGCTACAGCACACCGAGTTGTCTCAAACCGAAGTGCTGGTGGCGTGCGGCTTTGTATCGCCGAGCCATTTCAGCAAGTGTTACAGCTCCTACTTCGGCTATCGCCCCTCTGCAGAGAAAAGGCGTGTCAAATAA
- a CDS encoding NYN domain-containing protein yields MAVQNPNSSQKHLAVLIDADNAPAAIVEGLFEEIAKYGVASVKRIYGDWTGPQLGGWKKVLLDYSIQPIQQFAYTKGKNATDSSLIIDAMDLLYTRRFDGFCLVSSDSDFTRLASRLREEGLTVYGFGEEKTPKPFVAACDKFIYIELLREEITTPATGDSTPDAAATPSNVKSVATEPSKKPKAPVGFIAKIMDDIADEDGWAPLGAIGTNITKLRPEFDPRTHGYKKLSDLIKGYPQTFELQARPASGGTAVLYARHKLQGK; encoded by the coding sequence ATGGCCGTCCAAAACCCCAACAGTTCTCAAAAGCATCTGGCGGTGCTGATCGATGCCGACAATGCGCCAGCAGCGATCGTAGAAGGCCTTTTCGAAGAGATCGCCAAATATGGCGTGGCCAGCGTCAAGCGCATCTATGGTGACTGGACCGGCCCGCAACTCGGCGGCTGGAAGAAAGTTCTGCTCGACTACTCCATCCAGCCCATCCAGCAGTTCGCCTACACCAAAGGCAAGAATGCCACTGACAGCTCATTGATAATCGACGCTATGGACTTGCTCTACACGCGTCGTTTCGACGGGTTCTGCCTGGTATCCAGCGACAGTGACTTCACACGCCTGGCCTCGCGCTTGCGTGAGGAAGGTCTGACCGTTTATGGCTTTGGCGAAGAAAAGACACCCAAACCCTTCGTCGCGGCCTGCGACAAGTTCATCTACATCGAATTGCTTCGTGAAGAGATCACCACACCGGCCACCGGAGACTCTACGCCGGATGCAGCTGCAACACCGAGCAACGTGAAATCAGTGGCAACCGAGCCGAGCAAGAAACCCAAAGCCCCTGTGGGCTTCATTGCAAAGATAATGGACGATATTGCTGATGAAGACGGCTGGGCGCCCTTGGGCGCCATTGGCACGAACATCACCAAACTGCGGCCTGAGTTCGATCCTCGTACCCATGGCTACAAGAAACTGAGCGATTTGATCAAAGGCTATCCACAAACGTTCGAGCTACAGGCCCGTCCGGCCTCTGGTGGAACGGCAGTGCTTTATGCGCGGCATAAACTGCAGGGCAAGTGA
- a CDS encoding alpha/beta hydrolase, protein MSDIIKRLRLLTLRGTFTLTSRILPGITGRYLARRFVTPQASGRAKAAEILSTATDVQTGSLELDGIRIATYVWGDPSSQPYVLLAHGWSSYAMRFIGWVPLLRSMGYAVVGFDQPAHGLSAGSISHMTQFVAVQQHVGRHFGKPSAVIAHSLGASSIVFAQEQSWCPDRFILIAPFLAPTDSVLQLFDSVGVAHTVFKPFEGVLHSLTGRRFADYDASSRLPLLDRPALVIHDRRDRETPWEKGARFAELWPGARLFTTEGLGHNRLIDHPSVITEAMKFLTPDHR, encoded by the coding sequence ATGAGCGACATCATCAAGAGGCTTCGACTATTGACGCTGCGCGGCACGTTCACGCTGACCAGCCGTATTCTACCGGGCATCACTGGAAGATATCTCGCTCGACGTTTTGTGACTCCGCAGGCGTCCGGACGTGCCAAGGCTGCTGAAATTCTGAGTACAGCGACGGATGTGCAAACCGGTAGCCTTGAGCTGGACGGCATCAGAATTGCCACCTATGTCTGGGGCGATCCCTCCAGCCAGCCGTATGTGTTGCTGGCCCACGGCTGGTCAAGTTACGCGATGCGGTTTATCGGATGGGTGCCGTTACTGCGCTCGATGGGCTACGCCGTGGTGGGGTTCGATCAGCCCGCGCATGGGTTGAGCGCGGGCAGCATCAGTCATATGACCCAGTTCGTGGCTGTGCAGCAGCACGTGGGGCGCCATTTCGGAAAGCCTTCGGCGGTGATAGCGCATTCACTCGGCGCTTCATCGATTGTTTTCGCTCAGGAGCAGTCGTGGTGCCCTGATCGTTTTATTCTGATTGCGCCGTTCCTGGCACCTACGGACAGCGTCCTTCAACTGTTCGATTCAGTCGGTGTTGCCCACACAGTATTCAAACCTTTCGAGGGCGTCCTGCATTCGCTGACCGGTCGCCGCTTCGCAGACTACGACGCCAGTTCGCGACTGCCGCTGCTTGATCGTCCCGCCTTGGTCATTCATGACCGCCGTGATCGTGAAACACCGTGGGAAAAGGGCGCTCGTTTTGCAGAGCTATGGCCGGGAGCGCGTCTGTTTACCACTGAAGGGCTTGGCCACAATCGGCTGATTGATCATCCTTCGGTGATTACGGAAGCGATGAAATTTCTGACACCGGATCATCGTTAA
- a CDS encoding TetR/AcrR family transcriptional regulator, giving the protein MSTSDAPRTYHHGNLPAVLRQAAWDIVGEAGVRGMSLRECARRANVSHAAPAHHFGSLENLLAEVVADGYERMADVIIAVQEELDDTLLGCGIGYVSFAKSYPEHFRLMFSAGVNRTLPRLLKSGERALQVLRQSIRNAWIAKYGSEPEPELLEQRTFLAWSTAHGYASLTIDRKTNTPPIPSAESVLQLMTCSVLMPSG; this is encoded by the coding sequence ATGTCGACTTCAGACGCCCCACGGACCTACCACCACGGCAATCTGCCCGCCGTCCTGCGTCAGGCCGCCTGGGATATCGTGGGGGAAGCGGGAGTCCGCGGCATGTCACTGCGCGAGTGCGCCAGACGGGCGAATGTCTCTCATGCCGCCCCCGCCCACCATTTCGGCTCTCTGGAAAATCTGCTGGCAGAGGTGGTGGCCGATGGATATGAGCGCATGGCCGACGTCATCATTGCCGTCCAAGAGGAACTTGACGACACCCTCCTGGGTTGCGGTATTGGTTATGTAAGTTTCGCCAAAAGTTACCCGGAGCACTTCCGATTGATGTTTAGCGCGGGTGTAAACCGCACGTTGCCCAGGCTTCTAAAATCGGGGGAACGTGCGCTGCAAGTGCTCCGCCAGTCGATACGCAATGCCTGGATAGCGAAATACGGTAGCGAGCCCGAGCCGGAACTGCTTGAACAGCGTACCTTCCTCGCCTGGAGCACCGCGCACGGCTACGCTTCCCTGACCATCGACAGAAAGACGAATACCCCCCCTATTCCCTCTGCCGAGTCGGTACTGCAATTGATGACATGCTCCGTGCTTATGCCCTCAGGCTGA
- a CDS encoding SDR family NAD(P)-dependent oxidoreductase gives MTTPSTVLITGASSGIGAVYAERFARRGHNLVMVARDKARLDALATRLREENGVAVEVIQADLTQSADLTALETRLREDASIDVLINNAGIAQSGGFVQQNAESIDKLVALNIVALTRLAAAVAPRFAQSSSGSIVNLGSVVGFAPEFGMSVYGATKAYVLFLSQGMNVELALKGVYVQAVLPAATRTEIWERAGIDLNTIAEVMDVEELVDAALVGFDRREQVTIPPLHVAGRWDSLDEARLGLMSDIRQAQAAERYRPQA, from the coding sequence ATGACAACGCCATCCACTGTTCTCATTACCGGTGCTTCCAGCGGCATCGGCGCGGTATATGCCGAACGCTTTGCCCGTCGCGGTCACAATCTCGTGATGGTCGCTCGTGACAAGGCACGTCTTGATGCCCTGGCAACACGCCTTCGTGAAGAAAACGGCGTTGCCGTTGAAGTCATCCAGGCGGATTTGACTCAATCTGCCGATCTCACAGCTCTGGAAACCCGTCTGCGTGAGGACGCCAGCATCGATGTGCTGATCAACAACGCGGGCATTGCCCAATCCGGAGGGTTCGTTCAACAGAACGCCGAGTCCATCGACAAGCTTGTCGCACTCAATATCGTCGCCCTGACACGCCTTGCGGCCGCCGTGGCCCCGCGTTTCGCGCAGTCCAGCTCGGGCTCGATCGTCAACCTCGGATCGGTGGTGGGTTTTGCGCCAGAGTTCGGCATGTCGGTCTACGGTGCGACCAAGGCCTACGTACTGTTCCTTTCCCAGGGAATGAACGTGGAACTGGCGCTCAAGGGCGTATACGTCCAGGCGGTGCTTCCGGCGGCCACGCGCACCGAAATCTGGGAGCGTGCGGGGATCGATCTGAACACTATTGCAGAGGTGATGGACGTCGAAGAGCTGGTTGATGCAGCACTGGTGGGTTTCGACCGCCGCGAACAGGTGACCATTCCACCGCTGCATGTGGCGGGGCGTTGGGACTCGCTGGATGAGGCGCGACTAGGGCTGATGTCGGACATTCGACAGGCTCAGGCGGCCGAGCGCTATCGCCCGCAAGCCTGA
- a CDS encoding NADP-dependent oxidoreductase: MKALTFENYGKSPEIAITHVPIPAIKPDELLVEVHAAGLNPIDNIITTGVFKSVVKMQLPATMGSDLAGVVIQVGSAVTRFKAGDAVFASLFELGGGAIAEFAAVPEHAAALKPANLDFVQAASIPMVGLTSWQAFKDRAPLQAGQKVFIPAGSGGIGTFAIQLAKHLGATVATTTSTGNMALVRSLGPDEVVNYKEQAFEQVLHDVDLVLGTTRGDDLERAVGILKPGGRIVSLVGPLDTAFAKARRMNAFFTFVFGLMSRRITRLARKKSVSYSFLFVRADGAQLGDIARLLESGQIKPVIDSVFAFEQAREGLEYLGRGRAKGKVVVKIR; encoded by the coding sequence ATGAAAGCACTGACATTTGAGAATTACGGCAAGTCGCCTGAGATTGCGATTACCCACGTACCCATACCCGCCATCAAACCTGACGAACTGTTGGTGGAGGTTCACGCGGCCGGGTTGAACCCGATCGACAACATCATCACTACGGGTGTCTTCAAGTCGGTGGTGAAGATGCAACTACCGGCCACCATGGGCAGCGATCTGGCGGGCGTGGTCATTCAAGTGGGCAGCGCAGTCACTCGATTCAAGGCAGGCGACGCGGTATTCGCGAGCCTGTTCGAACTGGGTGGGGGCGCCATCGCCGAGTTCGCCGCCGTACCGGAACACGCTGCCGCGTTGAAGCCCGCCAACCTGGACTTTGTTCAGGCAGCCTCCATCCCGATGGTCGGGCTTACGTCGTGGCAGGCATTCAAAGATCGCGCCCCTCTTCAAGCGGGCCAGAAGGTGTTCATACCGGCCGGGTCTGGAGGTATCGGCACCTTCGCCATCCAGCTGGCCAAACACCTGGGCGCCACAGTGGCCACGACCACCAGCACAGGAAATATGGCGCTGGTTCGTAGCCTGGGGCCAGATGAAGTGGTGAATTACAAAGAGCAGGCATTCGAACAGGTGCTACACGACGTTGACCTGGTGCTTGGCACCACCCGGGGAGACGACCTTGAAAGAGCTGTCGGCATCCTCAAGCCCGGCGGCAGGATCGTATCCCTGGTCGGCCCGCTGGATACGGCATTCGCCAAGGCTCGGCGGATGAATGCCTTCTTCACCTTCGTATTCGGGTTGATGAGCCGCAGGATCACGCGCCTGGCCAGAAAGAAGAGTGTGTCGTACTCGTTTCTGTTTGTCCGCGCGGATGGCGCTCAACTTGGCGACATTGCCAGGTTACTCGAAAGTGGCCAGATAAAACCGGTGATTGACAGCGTCTTTGCGTTTGAACAGGCCCGCGAAGGGCTTGAATACCTGGGTCGGGGCCGCGCCAAAGGCAAGGTCGTTGTAAAAATCAGATAG
- a CDS encoding oxidoreductase — MNTSSERTAIVTGASSGIGRATAEALARSGYTVFGTSRKAGESEAQVSMLTCDVTDDDSVRALVATVLAQTGRIDLLVNNAGIGMLGGAEEFSIPQVQALFDVNLFGVMRMTNAVLPSMRQRGQGRIINIGSVLGLIPAPYSAHYSAVKHALEGYSESLDHEIRAFNVRVSVIEPAYVRTVFDQNGIEPDSQLQAYDQARASVRALLADVMPTADLPEVVAAVVLKAASDVRPRHRYTAGKTARQISLLRRFAPAGAFDKSLRKQFRLPE; from the coding sequence ATGAACACCTCTTCCGAAAGAACCGCCATCGTCACGGGTGCATCATCGGGCATCGGTCGCGCTACCGCCGAGGCCTTGGCGCGCTCGGGGTACACCGTGTTTGGCACCAGCCGCAAAGCCGGTGAAAGTGAGGCACAGGTCTCCATGCTGACCTGCGATGTCACGGATGACGATTCTGTCCGCGCGCTCGTTGCCACCGTCCTCGCGCAAACCGGGCGTATCGACCTGCTGGTCAACAATGCCGGCATCGGTATGCTGGGCGGCGCCGAGGAGTTCTCGATCCCGCAAGTACAGGCACTGTTCGACGTCAATCTGTTTGGCGTCATGCGCATGACCAACGCAGTACTGCCATCAATGCGCCAACGAGGTCAGGGCCGCATTATCAATATCGGCTCGGTCCTGGGACTGATACCGGCGCCCTATTCGGCTCATTATTCGGCCGTCAAACATGCCCTGGAAGGCTATTCGGAATCACTCGATCATGAAATTCGTGCCTTCAACGTCCGGGTCTCGGTCATTGAGCCGGCCTACGTACGCACCGTCTTCGATCAAAATGGCATCGAGCCTGACTCGCAGTTGCAGGCGTACGATCAGGCGCGAGCCAGTGTCCGTGCATTGCTCGCCGATGTCATGCCGACAGCCGACCTGCCCGAGGTTGTCGCAGCGGTGGTGCTGAAAGCGGCGAGCGATGTTCGTCCCCGGCATCGATACACCGCCGGCAAGACCGCCCGACAAATCAGCCTGCTACGGCGCTTCGCGCCTGCCGGGGCGTTCGATAAGAGCTTGCGCAAGCAGTTTCGCTTGCCGGAGTGA
- a CDS encoding TetR/AcrR family transcriptional regulator, whose protein sequence is MTINAREAILLAARNIAQSQGYNGLNFRDLAAQVGIKPASIYYHFPSKADLGVAVARRYWQDGAAALETISAETPDPGEALQRFPEIFRRSLEVENRLCLGTFVGAETDNLPPEMTEEMQLFAQVNIAWLSKLLVAANICTPSDSEVRAQAIFSAVAGAQLVARSRSDISLFDTLIDTYRACGPLPNQ, encoded by the coding sequence ATGACCATCAACGCCCGTGAGGCGATTCTGCTTGCTGCGAGAAACATTGCCCAGTCGCAGGGCTACAACGGCCTGAACTTTCGCGATCTGGCCGCCCAGGTCGGAATCAAGCCGGCCAGTATTTACTACCACTTCCCCAGCAAGGCTGATCTGGGTGTCGCGGTTGCCAGGCGATACTGGCAGGACGGTGCCGCTGCACTCGAGACGATCTCCGCAGAAACCCCCGATCCCGGCGAAGCGTTACAGCGTTTCCCGGAAATTTTCCGGCGTTCGCTGGAGGTTGAAAACCGCCTTTGCCTGGGCACTTTCGTAGGCGCTGAAACCGACAACCTGCCGCCGGAGATGACTGAGGAAATGCAGCTGTTTGCCCAAGTCAACATTGCCTGGCTGAGCAAGCTTCTGGTGGCCGCGAACATTTGCACGCCCTCGGACAGCGAGGTGCGGGCGCAGGCCATTTTTTCCGCTGTGGCGGGCGCTCAACTGGTTGCCAGAAGCAGGTCGGACATTTCCCTGTTTGACACGTTGATCGACACCTATCGTGCCTGTGGGCCGTTGCCGAACCAATGA
- a CDS encoding glutathione S-transferase family protein, producing MTSKLRLFTSPSAFPNPQRLRLFIHEKGIADQFDETIYDMTPGGEQRGWRHLNMNPWGETPTLELADGSFISETAAIARYLDQAYPGRKIMGEGALEQGLDNMWDNRIWVHILYRIVTAFHVLHTGLGFKLELTKNEAWGEHCRKEALSHAALVNRHLSDGREWLLGGDAPTFADITLATAIAFSKFPVNATPLDERFEFLDLYWQRWQKRPAFQAAYADRSSGIPELDSPAE from the coding sequence ATGACCTCTAAATTGCGACTTTTCACCTCTCCTTCGGCTTTTCCGAATCCTCAACGCCTGCGTTTGTTCATCCACGAAAAAGGCATTGCCGATCAGTTCGACGAAACCATTTATGACATGACGCCGGGCGGAGAGCAGCGTGGCTGGCGTCACCTGAACATGAACCCGTGGGGTGAAACACCGACCCTGGAACTGGCAGACGGCAGCTTCATTTCCGAGACGGCCGCTATCGCTCGCTATCTGGATCAGGCTTATCCGGGCCGCAAGATCATGGGCGAGGGCGCTCTGGAGCAGGGCCTCGACAACATGTGGGATAACCGCATCTGGGTGCATATCCTCTATCGGATCGTTACGGCCTTTCACGTGCTGCACACCGGCCTCGGTTTCAAGCTTGAACTGACCAAGAACGAAGCATGGGGCGAGCATTGCCGCAAAGAGGCGCTGAGCCATGCGGCATTGGTCAATCGTCATTTGTCCGATGGTCGCGAGTGGCTGCTGGGCGGCGATGCGCCAACGTTCGCGGACATCACGCTTGCAACCGCCATTGCCTTCTCCAAGTTCCCGGTCAACGCCACGCCACTGGATGAGCGTTTCGAGTTCCTGGACCTGTACTGGCAGCGCTGGCAGAAGCGTCCGGCTTTCCAGGCGGCTTATGCTGATCGCAGCAGCGGTATTCCTGAGCTGGACTCCCCGGCCGAATGA